From the genome of Gymnogyps californianus isolate 813 chromosome 4, ASM1813914v2, whole genome shotgun sequence:
TTCTGTATTGCTGCTTCTTGGCAAATTCCAGCTCCCTTAAAGACATTCTAGATGCATGAGGGGGATAGGAATCAAGAACACCATATCTTCATCTATttcctcttgtttgtttttaatggaagctacaaaattaattaatatttagttTGTGAATGATTAAGAGTGTCAGTGAGAGAAATTGACCAACACAGCATGTCTGTTTTCCATTAAGATGAAGGGTAAAGTCGTTAGGGGGTTGTGCCAGAAAAGCGGAAGGAGCATTTGGCAATGAAGTGACTGGTGTTACAACTGCTGCTCTTTGGGCAGAGTCAGAGTGCGAAACTGCATTTCTCCTGTAACAGTGGTTGCTGTTTGTGAATCAGTTATGGCTCAGTCTTCATGGAAAACAGCCCACTGCCAGGTAAGCTATTTCCGAGTCACGCGGAGTGGGAAGATGTGTGTTCCTTGGCTGGTGCTAGTGGCGGAAAGGAATGTGCAGGCTCCTTGCTGTCTTTTATCACCTTTTGTCACCTCTGCACTGCCCTTTTGCCACTGTCTTGAGTTAAATCCCGTCCTTGCTTAAGAGATTGTGTTCAGAAAAGAGACATGTGAGAAGTTTAGGCATGACCACGTATTATAGCCGATAAGATACTGTTAGTTTAGTCTGCTTTGCAGGAGTAGCATTAcataaactaaaaatacatgGATGTGTGTATTACTCTCAacaaaattttatatttcaagCTGTACTAGTTGGTCTGCATCCACCTGCAAACCTGTTTTTTGCCTTATCCCCTTATGCTCTTACATGTACAACAGTGCTAACAGCGTATCAAATCTATGTGTTTGAGACAGGTGCAATACACCACATGCCAACTTTTACCAATAAGTCATAATCTCTCTGAAGCTACAAACTGGTGAGATGCTAGTGCCTTAAGTAATGAAAACCTTGCATCATGGAGAaggaaggtttttgttttaacactCTACTtcctatattccttttcttcataGAATTGACTTTGCCCAAGTTGTACTTGCTAAATAAGTAATTCATGATCTATAGTCTACAGGTAATGCCAAAAAATTCTGCTTGGTTCCCTTCTGATTTAGGTTACATGAGgtagaaaattaaatgtaaataatgtgttacttttctggattttttttttgctgttgtgcatgttttgatatattaaaatgcattatcCTTTTAGGAAGCTGCTCTAGGAAAACTTCCATGAATTCACGTGACAGTTGGGCATTGCAGACTATGCAAGCTGCTTGAAGCCAGAGATCACAAGAAGTGACATGAATATGAAAAATTTCCAAATTCCATGTAGCATTTCAAATTAAGAGTTCCCAGGTGGTCTACTCCTTTGTTCTGTTGCTCTTGGAGGAGCTAGGTGCTTTAATGAGTTTCTCTTCGTGGTACTGAAGTTGACCTCTAGTTCTGTTGATTAATAGCGTTTTCAGCTTTACACAACATCTAACCTTATTAAGTCTCTTCTCAGTTCTTTGGCTTGGTGAATCTTAAAACCACAGGAGATTCCACACCTTCTGCTTTTAAGGTTTATGTTGTGCTTTTTGTATTTGGGGTGCATATTTCAAATACCTCTAAAACTGAGTATTATTTGAGAAGTGGCAAGATAACTGAGTGACATAGGCCTTTacatattctgtattttgaagtaattttagCTAGAATCTTTCTTGGGAATAGTCTTGCAATTTCAAAGCAAGTTTCGGAATTCCTTTTTCACCTTTGTTTGCTGTGGCAACAAACTATACGTGGTTTAAGGGAGACCATCCATGTTGTAAAATATTCTGGTTCTCCTGCCTTGTATAGTTGCTTCCACTGTCTTTGTTTTTGGTTTCCTTGGCTCTAAAGGATGTTACGTATTTATTGATTGCAGCTTACAAAATTTACATCAAATCTGTTGTAAATAGTGGGAGAAAAGTACTGCTGGCTAGATGGGAACAGTAGTCTTTGATACTGGCTAATTTTGTTTCGTGTGGgctgtttggttgtttttattttaactctgtGTATATCCTGCTAATGAGTGGAGACTTTCATATCCCCCCTGCCACATGCATAGGATCTAACACCATGTATTTCTGCAAGAAGTATGACACAATAGGAGCAGATTTGTAGACAATACAAATTAGGGCTGAGGACCTGATATCCGCGCTATATGTATTTGGTCTAGCCATAATCTGGTCACGTGGACTGAATGGTGTCTGCTGGTTTAAGTGTACTAGTTTCGTGCCTGGAGCACACTTTAAAGGTTAGTTTCATCTGAAAGAATCAAGTGTGCTCGCTGTGCTGTGCAGTGTGAGTTACAGAGGACTGTCAAGAAAAGCAGGCTCCTGAGCCAAACTAAAACATTAACACTGACACACCCTATGTCTATTATAATTTAACCTATAGAGCCAGGATCTTTTCATGTATATTGAAATTGCTCCTACTTTAAGTGCTGAAAGTCCGCAGTTTGAATGGCTGTGTCAGCCAAGATGATGACCACCACATACAAACAaggttttaaatgtaaaatccAAACTAATGTTAGCTCATTAGTGGCTCTAGCTTAAAATGGCTCTAGCTTGAAGGGACAAAGTAAGACACTTCAATTGCTTGTTTGTAATAGTTAAGACTCTTTAGCTGCTAACAATGTTTGACTAATTTCCTTAGGAGTAAAAGTTTTGAAATAGTGATGGGTTTTGTTGGCTTAAAGTAAAGCTTTTCAGTCTAATGTGTAAGCTGTGTACAATAAGGTGGCACTAAATTTCTTTATAGAACTCACTACAGAGCTGTCCCTAGCAACATAACATAATTAATTGCAGAATTATAAATTACTAGAGCTAAAAGAGTAAAGAACAAAACTATTATACTGAAAGTGTACTTGGATCTGTTTTTATGCTAACCTTTAGAAACCTTTTCTGATGGTTGCAGGTGGCACTTCGTATTTCAGTATGGACCGGTTTGAAGATGTATCAGATGGTGAAGTGGATCATACTTTCTTTGACAGTGAttttgaggaagagaaaaagaaagctgaagaaaatggtgAATGTATAGAGAAAGGAAGTACAAAGGCAGGTCTTGCAGACCCTGATTTGGTTTCCAGTTCAAAGGATGCAAAGTGTTGTGAgaaggaaagtgaagaaaagcagaaagatttgcAGAAGGATCAGTCCCTAGAAAATAGCACAGATCATCTTGGAGATGCTTCATCTTTGTCACTTTCTCCAGTTGGGGAGAATGCAGGTACATCTGGAGCGACATCTGCAGCAAGTAGGGGAAAACAGGAGAATGTTCCTGCTGGAATCCCCAAAATAGTTAAAGAAGGTGAAGAAGATTATTATACAGATGAAGAAGATAGTAGTGACGATGGCAAAAAACAGAAGGTTAGACCAAAGTCAGCTAAGCAGTCAAACAACATAAAAAAGGCTAGCAAAAAATATACTAATatcagctcctcctcctcttcttcctcctcctcgtcctcctcgtcctcctcctcaaGCTCAGATACAGATTGTTCTGATACAGATTCCGATAGCTGTTTATCAGATTCATCTCATTCTTCCTCAAAGAGGAATGCTTATAGAAACGCTCTTCTgtctccaaaacaaaaattcaagTCAGCTATGAAATtagcagaaggaaaaccaaagcttGGTGACTACTTGGAGGAGTCTGAAGACACAGTGACTGATGTAACACCTCTGTCAACTCCAGACATCAGTCCTATCCAGTCTTTTGAACTTGCAGCATCAAATGataagaaactaaaaataaaaagacaggaGAATGTGAACCAAGAATTATATGGTAATTTTGAAGAATTTAAGTACAACACAAAATTTGTAAAACCTATGGGGCTGGGAAAACCAATCTTAcgtttgtatttttttcattagattCCGAGTTTGATCGCAGATATAGTCGAAAAGTCTTGCATGATGCCATGGACCTGAATCATCTTTTGAAAGGTGacttttaaatttgctttttacaaAGTATGACATCTGTACATTGTTGAGAACAATTGAGTTCTAATAGAAGAGAATAAGGTTTTAATGTGccacatctatttttaaaactgatttgtGATTAAGCTGTGTTGATCTAATTCTTTGAATTCTTATGTATGTAAATAGTACTGATTCTACAGTGGAAAGAAGCAGCACGTGTATGAGCATGTGTTGGTATGCATATACCTAGAACTAGGATATACAGACGGGGTGAATCTATCTAATCTACTATCTACTAATCTGTCTAATTTACTATCTAAATTAAAACGCCAACCTTTCTGATAAAATGCTGGGTTATCAACCTTCAAAATTGAAAGGCAGTCCAAAACTACATTGCATGATAAATAGTATTCATATATTTAAACTTCTGGTACCTTTATGATAATGAAATGGAATTActtgaaattctttttctgaactaAGTGTCTGCCTTCTAAAATACCATGAAGTTGAGTAAaggtattttaaagagaaaaataacagataatCTTTACTAAAACTTGAGTGGTTGCTTCTTGCCAATAGATTTAATAAATCTTAATAATGAAGTCTAAGAGAGAGAACTTGGTATCTCTCTCACTGCATTCATTGCAAAACTTCATTGTATGGGGTGGGAATGCACTGGATGATCTCATGTGTGTATTTTAAGGTCTACACAGTGCTTTTGCGCTTGTTTTCATGGCCCGGAGTTTTCAGTAGTAAAATCTATAGAATAAAAGAGGCTTGGCTCAAGAAATCTGCTGATCTCAGGTGAGGAAAGCCTCTTACAGTCTAAGTCTGGTACATTTCAACCCAAGTTTGCTGTATTGCGGTAGGTCTGGCATGACTAAAACTGCATGTGTCGTCTTTCTTTACTTTGCGCCTTGCCAGACTGAGCCTTTAGTGAGTAAAGATTCAGAATATATTGTATGCATCATTTAACTTTCCTATGAGTAGAAATGAGGATTTTACTTGTATGGAAATTTTTCTGATGGTAAGAAAAGCAGAGCTAGCCATGAAGAAAGGTAGAGCAGATTCTCATCTCTGACAGTCCTTGTGCTTCAGCAACTCTTTTCGGCCTAGAAAAGGCTCCAACCACTTGTCAAAACATGATGTTAGAAGAGTTGTTGCTAGGCAATTGAAATTATGATGTCCTACATCTTTATTTGTTCCCTGATAGCAAGGAGCTATTTAATAACTGGTGATTATGGAAGGATTCATCTCATCCCTAAAACAAATGGGTATTATAGCTCAGAGTGAGTATTCTCAGAGATGAATCtcaggggaggggggagttttttcccaaaactgaaaaacaattctaaataacaataataaagaTTGAGTAATGAGAAGTAGAATTCATATAGTCTGGCAGCTAATGTTCCTGATTAACATGCATATTACTCCCAAGTGGCTCTCTAATTGGTAAGCACAGCATAGCTTAATTACTTTGGgtattttgaagtttaaatGGGGCAGGATTATTAATGGTGGTAGCTCCTACTTTCCCAGACTAGTTAATCTTATTCTGAGTTATTGCTTCCAGGTTTTTCcatactcatttaaaaaaaaaaaagtgcaaatcATTCCCCCCTGAGTCTGCATTAAATGTTCATCAGAACTGCATAGGCATAAACATTGCTTCAAGTGAGAACAGGATAAGCCCAGACCTGAGTGCATGAAAGAGTATTTAAATGATCATCAGGATGTCTCAGATTTGGTTTTAAAGTATAATATTCTTCCAGTAATTTATACTGATGAAgcatttagtttaaaattttgttcAAATATGCTTGTAATATAGCTGGACCTAAGCATTTACAGCAATTATGTGAGTTTAATTTCCCAAGGTCCCCAGAAACTTGCAGAATTTCAGTGTGATCTGTTACTGTGTGGTTCTAGGGGGTGTGCAGTAATTCATTTTGTACAATTCTATGCACTGGTAATGCGAACATTTGGGAAGACTAGAATCTCTTGTATTAAAAAGGAATcacaacaacaaagaaagggaagaaatctgTTAAAGGCACATGGTGTTCAAAAAACAAGTTTTGGACTAGAACAAGAGTCTGGTTATTAAGCAGCGAGGTAGTTTGTGTATCTTAAAATAGAATTCATTTGaagcatttagaaaaaatgttgcagttaaattaaaaaggagTTGAAATGATATTTCCTCTATATTATATGCCCTTGATACATATCTGTGCTCATACTGCAAACTATTCATTTTTATaagcatttaaagaaatcatgtttagataaaaaaaatttatcatgCCCTTACATCTCCTAAAGCTATGCTTGTTCTTGATAGAAGCCAAATTTTAAGTTATGCtattctgaataatttaaaatctcaCAAATAACATAATTTTAGTTGGAAATCTCATAGTCTCCACGCTGTATATTGcgcttttaatgctttttaggTGCGTATTGCTGTGTAGCTTTATCACTGATTTTAGAAATATTCATTACTGACCAGAACTCTGAACAAGAGATTGATAAAGATGTGTGATAACGCTTGGTTACTACATCTGAAAGGTGTCATTTTATCTATGCTGTTACTGAAGTGAGGATTACCAGGTACTGCAACTTGCTGTGCAGCCTCCATTCGCCCTATGGAAAATAACTGAACTAGTTTTAGTCCAAATGGCAGAAATCTACTTGATAACAGTAGCTGGAGGCAAAGTGAAGATTATGCTTGAAAACTGGAGAGAAGCAGGTTCTGCATGTTGCCAAAGACAAATAAAGCATATGAATGTAGTCCTTATATTGGCATTTATTAGACAGGAGTTGAGCCCTATttcaaagggaaggaagaagtacAATAAAATGTGCAGTTTTCAAAACCTGCAGGTTATATGGCTGTGTTGGCATGGCTTTGCGTGCACACTGATGTAGGAGGGGCATGTGAACAGCAGAGCACTCTTGAGAGCAGATGCAACATGAAGGAAGACAGATAAACATACACAGTGAAGAAATTGTGGAGCCCAGGTATCTGTAAGCTACCATGTTAAGGTATGGGGTGCACACTCACACTGTTTGAGTTGTAAGGAGCCCGCAGTTTGCAGTGGGAACAGTATTGCTAGAAACTGCAGGCCATAGTGAAAGCAGAGACGGTGCAGGGGGAATGGATAAACTCAGAACTTTTTGGATTGATCTCTGTTGTTTGCTTCCAAAGCAGTCCCGTGGCAGTGTCTGCTCAGTTCAGAGTGGCTTGGAGTTCAGGTGGAGGGAGCACCCCTCTGCAGCGCCCTCCCTGAGGAGCagagcctgccctgctccctcatACTGAAGCCCTGTGGCTGCAGAGCCTGGAGTACTAAAACCAGCCTGGGTCATGTTACAGTCTAGGTCCACCTGGACCATGTTGTTCAAGTTACTGGACTTAGTGATTACTGATTAATTATTCCTGCGTTGTGCATAAAAATTCTTGGGTTTATCTGTGATACTGTTTTGGTAGCTGTGAACTGCTGAATTGTTTAATTGTTCTTGCTAGttgtttttacttctgttcATGAAAATCACTTGCTGTTTGAGTGGcatgcttatttaaaatgtatataaatgcTAATATATGACGCTTGAATGCTCTCGTTTTTATAGACATAGAAGTTGATGTTTTACAATGCTAAGACTGATGTGACGTAGCTGTTGTCATTATGGTGTATGACTATAAGAACTATTGTAGCACTGTGGAGTCAGACAGCCACGCTAGTTAGGAATTTAAATACCTTATCAGTGTGGCCACGAACATAGGTACTCACAATTTCAGTTACTCCAGGTTAGTAGGGTTTATATTTTACAGACCTCTCCTCACTCTttacctctctttttttttttttttgccacctGCATGGAAAAAGATATAGGTGTGATTATAATTTTTCAGGTAGAAATACAGTTCTTCAGTCGTTTCATGATGTTATATGGATTTTTGTATGTAATTCTTTTGTGAGTCAATGCTGTTTCCACTTTGCTATAAACCTTAAAGATCtttcagaaaatcaaaataatagcTAACTCAGAGTAATAT
Proteins encoded in this window:
- the CFAP97 gene encoding cilia- and flagella-associated protein 97, whose amino-acid sequence is MDRFEDVSDGEVDHTFFDSDFEEEKKKAEENGECIEKGSTKAGLADPDLVSSSKDAKCCEKESEEKQKDLQKDQSLENSTDHLGDASSLSLSPVGENAGTSGATSAASRGKQENVPAGIPKIVKEGEEDYYTDEEDSSDDGKKQKVRPKSAKQSNNIKKASKKYTNISSSSSSSSSSSSSSSSSSSDTDCSDTDSDSCLSDSSHSSSKRNAYRNALLSPKQKFKSAMKLAEGKPKLGDYLEESEDTVTDVTPLSTPDISPIQSFELAASNDKKLKIKRQENVNQELYDSEFDRRYSRKVLHDAMDLNHLLKAFLQLEKKEQKLTIDQPSKGTRKNYSFTNEEVRQIDRENQRLLKELSRQSAKPRSTTLKKPAAPPPKLYHSALNRQKEQQRIERENLAFLKRLEAVKPTAGMRRSEQLMDYQRQMSYLSSSPSVRRGKSAFSQLSPSRGTSRASAVPSTMSQRNEKPMSDSASGALQRPKPTNVRAAWL